A part of Mycolicibacterium sp. TUM20985 genomic DNA contains:
- a CDS encoding phosphoglycerate kinase → MAESSLKSLEDLLAEGVEGRGVLVRSDLNVPLDDEGHITDPGRILASVPTLKALSEAGAKVVVAAHLGRPKGGPEPKYSLAPVAAALGEQLGRHVQLAGDVVGSDALARAEGLTDGDVLMLENIRFEARETSKDDGERLALAKALAELVGDDGAFVSDGFGVVHRKQASVYDVATLLPHYAGTLVATEVKVLEQLTSSTERPYAVVLGGSKVSDKLAVIANLASKADSLIIGGGMCFTFLAAQGVSVGKSLLQPEMIDTCKKLLEDYGDVIHLPVDIVVAAEFSSESPAETVSAEAIPEDRMGLDIGPESVKRFTALLSNAKTIFWNGPMGVFEFPAFAAGTKGVAEAVIGATSKGAFSVVGGGDSAAAVRQLGLPEDGFSHISTGGGASLEYLEGKDLPGLEVLAALDH, encoded by the coding sequence GTGGCTGAATCCTCGCTCAAGTCGCTCGAAGACCTGCTGGCCGAAGGCGTCGAGGGCCGTGGCGTGCTGGTGCGCTCCGACCTGAACGTGCCACTCGATGACGAGGGCCACATCACCGACCCTGGCCGAATCCTCGCCTCCGTGCCGACGCTGAAGGCCCTCTCGGAGGCGGGGGCCAAGGTCGTCGTCGCCGCCCACCTGGGCCGGCCCAAGGGCGGACCGGAGCCCAAGTACTCCCTCGCGCCGGTCGCCGCTGCGCTCGGCGAGCAACTGGGCAGGCACGTCCAACTCGCCGGCGACGTGGTGGGTTCCGATGCGCTCGCGCGCGCCGAAGGCCTGACCGACGGTGACGTCCTGATGCTGGAGAACATCCGCTTCGAAGCCAGGGAGACCAGCAAGGACGACGGCGAACGGTTGGCGTTGGCGAAGGCGCTGGCCGAACTCGTCGGGGACGACGGCGCTTTCGTGTCCGACGGCTTCGGCGTCGTGCACCGCAAGCAGGCGTCGGTGTACGACGTGGCGACGTTGCTGCCCCACTACGCGGGCACGTTGGTGGCCACCGAGGTAAAGGTGCTCGAGCAGCTGACGTCCTCGACCGAACGGCCCTACGCCGTGGTGCTCGGCGGCTCGAAGGTCTCCGACAAGCTGGCCGTCATCGCGAACCTGGCGTCCAAGGCCGACAGCCTCATCATCGGCGGGGGCATGTGCTTCACCTTCCTTGCCGCCCAAGGTGTCTCAGTGGGCAAGTCACTGCTGCAACCCGAGATGATCGACACCTGCAAGAAGCTTCTCGAGGACTACGGCGACGTCATCCACCTTCCGGTGGACATCGTCGTGGCGGCGGAGTTCTCCTCTGAGTCACCCGCGGAAACCGTGTCCGCGGAGGCGATTCCGGAGGACAGGATGGGACTGGACATCGGGCCCGAGTCGGTGAAGCGCTTCACCGCACTGCTGTCCAACGCCAAGACCATCTTTTGGAACGGCCCGATGGGCGTGTTCGAGTTCCCGGCGTTCGCCGCGGGCACCAAGGGTGTCGCAGAGGCCGTCATCGGCGCCACGTCCAAGGGGGCGTTCAGCGTCGTCGGTGGCGGTGACTCGGCTGCCGCGGTACGTCAGCTCGGACTTCCCGAGGACGGCTTCTCGCACATTTCCACCGGGGGTGGGGCATCGCTGGAATACCTTGAGGGCAAGGACCTGCCTGGTCTCGAAGTCTTGGCCGCCCTCGACCACTAG
- the gap gene encoding type I glyceraldehyde-3-phosphate dehydrogenase, giving the protein MTVRVGVNGFGRIGRNFFRALDAQKALGNNTDIEIIAVNDLTSNATLAHLLKFDSILGRLPYEVSLEGDDTIVVGDTKIKALEVKAGPAELPWGDLGVDVVVESTGIFTNAAKAKGHLDAGAKKVIISAPATDPDITIVLGVNDDKYDGSQNIISNASCTTNCLGPLAKVLNDEFGIIRGLMTTIHAYTQDQNLQDGPHSDLRRARAAALNIVPTSTGAAKAIGLVLPELKGKLDGYALRVPIPTGSCTDLTVELAKPGTAEEINAAMKAAAEGKLKGILKYYDAPIVSSDIVTDPHSSIFDSGLTKVIDNQAKVVSWYDNEWGYSNRLVDLVALVGKSL; this is encoded by the coding sequence GTGACGGTTCGGGTAGGCGTTAACGGCTTCGGTCGAATCGGGCGCAACTTCTTCAGGGCCCTGGACGCCCAGAAGGCGCTGGGCAACAACACCGACATCGAGATCATCGCGGTCAATGACCTGACCAGTAACGCGACGCTCGCGCACCTGCTGAAGTTCGACTCGATCCTGGGCCGATTGCCCTACGAGGTCAGCCTCGAGGGTGACGACACCATCGTCGTGGGCGACACCAAGATCAAGGCTCTCGAAGTCAAGGCCGGCCCGGCGGAGCTGCCGTGGGGCGACCTGGGCGTCGACGTCGTCGTCGAGTCAACCGGCATCTTCACAAACGCGGCCAAGGCCAAGGGGCACCTGGACGCAGGAGCCAAGAAGGTCATCATCTCCGCCCCGGCCACCGATCCGGACATCACCATCGTGCTCGGCGTCAACGACGACAAGTACGACGGTAGCCAGAACATCATCTCCAACGCCTCGTGCACCACGAATTGCCTTGGGCCGCTTGCCAAGGTCCTCAACGACGAGTTCGGCATCATCCGGGGTCTGATGACGACGATCCACGCTTACACTCAGGACCAGAACTTGCAGGACGGCCCGCACAGCGACCTGCGTCGCGCTCGCGCTGCCGCGCTCAACATCGTGCCCACCTCGACCGGCGCCGCGAAGGCCATCGGCCTGGTGCTGCCCGAGCTGAAGGGCAAGCTCGACGGCTACGCGCTGCGGGTGCCGATCCCCACGGGCTCCTGCACCGACCTGACCGTGGAGCTGGCCAAGCCGGGTACCGCCGAGGAGATCAACGCCGCGATGAAGGCCGCCGCGGAGGGCAAGCTCAAGGGCATCCTCAAGTACTACGACGCACCGATCGTCTCCAGCGACATCGTCACCGACCCGCACAGCTCGATCTTCGACTCCGGCCTGACCAAGGTGATCGACAACCAGGCCAAGGTCGTGTCGTGGTACGACAACGAGTGGGGTTACTCGAACCGCCTCGTCGACCTAGTCGCGCTCGTCGGCAAGTCGCTGTAA
- a CDS encoding ABC transporter substrate-binding protein, translating to MRTLRVGMALPDPPFNAMADGGGLDVELIDAVGAAMGATVHVIDYEGSDFEGIFEALADGAYDCVIAGTTVTPERARKARFAPPYVVSGQALAVDTARFPAVRSVDDLAGLTIGVQRGNTSRLVADRLVAEGKAGGVRVYDYAGIRSALSDLTTGGCDAVMKLGPVLTELVGSVPDVEVVQRGITREDIAICVAPGDGSTLAAITAAQAGLEADGTLQALRRRWLGNPYRDQSLAAH from the coding sequence GTGCGCACCCTCAGGGTGGGGATGGCGCTTCCCGATCCGCCATTCAACGCCATGGCCGACGGCGGGGGACTCGACGTCGAGCTGATCGACGCGGTGGGTGCGGCGATGGGCGCGACGGTCCACGTCATCGACTACGAGGGGTCCGACTTCGAGGGCATCTTCGAGGCGCTGGCCGACGGCGCCTACGACTGCGTCATCGCGGGCACCACGGTCACGCCGGAGCGAGCTCGCAAGGCGCGCTTCGCGCCGCCCTACGTGGTGTCGGGTCAGGCGCTGGCGGTCGACACTGCTCGATTCCCGGCGGTCAGGTCGGTCGACGACCTCGCCGGTTTGACCATCGGCGTGCAGCGGGGAAACACCAGTCGGCTCGTCGCCGACCGGCTGGTCGCCGAGGGCAAGGCAGGGGGTGTCCGGGTGTACGACTACGCCGGCATCCGTTCGGCTCTATCGGACCTCACCACCGGTGGCTGCGACGCCGTCATGAAGCTCGGACCCGTGCTCACCGAGCTCGTCGGGTCGGTCCCCGACGTCGAGGTGGTGCAGCGTGGTATCACCCGAGAGGACATCGCCATCTGCGTCGCCCCGGGGGACGGCTCGACGCTCGCGGCGATCACCGCGGCTCAGGCGGGGCTCGAAGCCGACGGCACCCTGCAGGCGCTGCGCCGCAGATGGCTGGGCAACCCGTACCGCGATCAGAGTCTGGCCGCCCATTGA
- the whiA gene encoding DNA-binding protein WhiA: protein MTAEVKDELSRLVINSVSARRAEVAALLRFAGGLHIVAGRVVVEAEVDLGVIARRLRKDIHDLYGYNAVVHVMTASGIRKGTRYVVRVAQDGEALARQTGLLDLRGRPVRGLPAQVVGGSVGDAEAAWRGAFLAHGSLTEPGRSSSLEISCPGPEAALALVGAARRLGVSAKAREVRGSDRVVVRDGEAIGALLTRMGAQDTRLTWEERRLRREVRATANRLANFDDANLRRSARAAVAAAARVERALNILGDSVPDHLSAAGRLRVEHRQASLEELGRLAEPPMTKDAVAGRIRRLLSMADRKAKHDGIPDTESAVTPDLLDDA, encoded by the coding sequence ATGACAGCCGAGGTCAAGGACGAACTCAGCCGGCTCGTGATCAATTCGGTGAGCGCGCGCCGCGCGGAGGTGGCTGCCCTGCTGCGATTCGCGGGCGGGCTGCACATCGTGGCGGGCCGGGTGGTCGTCGAGGCGGAGGTCGACCTCGGAGTGATCGCTCGACGGCTGCGCAAGGACATCCACGATCTCTACGGCTACAACGCCGTGGTCCACGTGATGACGGCCAGCGGTATCCGCAAGGGCACCCGGTACGTGGTGCGGGTGGCACAGGACGGCGAGGCCCTCGCCCGTCAGACGGGGCTGCTGGATCTGCGCGGCCGCCCCGTGCGCGGGTTGCCAGCCCAGGTCGTCGGCGGCAGTGTCGGTGACGCCGAAGCCGCTTGGCGGGGAGCGTTTCTGGCGCACGGCTCGCTGACCGAGCCCGGCCGTTCGTCGTCGCTAGAGATCAGTTGTCCTGGTCCGGAGGCCGCGCTGGCCCTGGTCGGGGCGGCACGTCGGCTCGGGGTCAGCGCGAAGGCCCGCGAGGTCCGGGGCAGTGACCGGGTGGTGGTCCGCGACGGGGAGGCGATCGGTGCGCTGCTGACGCGGATGGGCGCCCAGGACACCCGGCTCACGTGGGAGGAGCGTCGCCTGCGACGCGAGGTCCGGGCGACCGCCAACCGGCTGGCCAACTTCGACGACGCGAACCTGCGCCGGTCTGCCCGCGCGGCGGTGGCCGCCGCGGCGCGCGTCGAACGCGCGCTGAACATCCTCGGCGACTCCGTCCCCGACCACCTGTCGGCCGCGGGCAGGCTGCGGGTCGAGCACCGGCAGGCGTCCCTGGAGGAACTGGGCCGGCTCGCGGAACCGCCGATGACGAAAGACGCAGTGGCCGGCCGTATTCGGCGGCTGCTGTCCATGGCGGACCGCAAGGCCAAGCATGACGGCATTCCCGATACGGAGTCGGCCGTCACGCCGGACCTACTTGACGACGCGTGA
- the yvcK gene encoding uridine diphosphate-N-acetylglucosamine-binding protein YvcK yields MSARIVALGGGHGLYATLSALRRLTPHVTAVVTVADDGGSSGRLRSELDVVPPGDLRMALAALASDTPHGHLWATIMQHRFGGSGALAGHPIGNLLLAGLNEVLADPVAALDELGRILDLKGRVLPMCPIALQIEADVAGLESDPRMSRVIRGQVAVATTVGKVRRVRLLPGNPPATRQAVDAIMAADLVVLGPGSWFTSVIPHVLVPQLVAALQATEARKALVLNLVAEPGETAGFSAERHIHVLAQHAPGFTVHDIVVDACRVPGEREREQLRRTAASLEAQVEFADVSRPGTPLHDPARLAAALERVRLRGSAPVAPTAPTPAARSVDER; encoded by the coding sequence GTGAGTGCACGGATCGTCGCGCTGGGCGGTGGCCACGGGCTGTACGCGACGCTGTCGGCATTACGCCGTCTGACGCCTCACGTGACGGCGGTCGTGACGGTCGCCGACGACGGTGGCTCGTCGGGTCGGCTGCGCAGCGAACTCGATGTAGTACCGCCGGGTGATCTGCGAATGGCGTTGGCGGCGTTGGCATCCGACACTCCACACGGGCATCTCTGGGCCACCATCATGCAGCACCGGTTCGGTGGCAGCGGCGCGTTGGCCGGGCACCCGATCGGCAATCTGCTGCTCGCCGGCCTGAACGAGGTGCTCGCCGACCCCGTCGCCGCCCTCGACGAACTCGGCCGCATTCTCGACCTGAAGGGCCGGGTGCTGCCGATGTGCCCGATCGCGCTGCAGATCGAGGCCGACGTCGCCGGCCTCGAATCGGATCCGAGGATGAGCCGCGTGATCAGAGGTCAGGTGGCGGTGGCCACCACGGTCGGCAAGGTGCGACGCGTGCGCCTGCTACCCGGCAATCCGCCCGCGACACGGCAGGCGGTCGACGCGATCATGGCCGCCGACCTCGTGGTCCTCGGCCCGGGCTCGTGGTTCACCAGCGTCATCCCGCACGTCTTGGTGCCGCAGCTGGTGGCCGCCCTGCAGGCAACCGAGGCGCGCAAGGCCCTGGTGCTGAACCTGGTGGCCGAACCCGGCGAGACGGCGGGTTTCTCCGCCGAGCGCCACATCCACGTATTGGCCCAGCACGCACCAGGTTTCACCGTGCACGACATCGTCGTCGACGCGTGCCGCGTGCCGGGAGAACGGGAACGGGAACAACTTCGGCGCACCGCAGCCAGCCTCGAAGCTCAGGTTGAGTTTGCTGACGTCTCCAGACCTGGTACACCATTACATGACCCGGCGAGGTTGGCTGCGGCGCTTGAGCGGGTGCGGCTGCGCGGTAGTGCACCCGTGGCGCCGACGGCGCCGACTCCGGCCGCGCGGTCGGTCGACGAGAGGTGA
- the rapZ gene encoding RNase adapter RapZ yields the protein MTELQDGHADDQPAAGIDVVLVTGLSGAGRGTAAKVLEDLGWYVADNLPPELIARMVELGLAAGSRITQLAVVMDVRSRGFTGDLEWVRHELATRNITPRVLFLEASDDILVRRYEQNRRSHPLQGNQTLAEGITAERKMLASIRAAADLVIDTSSLPVPALRETIERAFAAETVAHTNVTVESFGYKYGLPMDADTVMDVRFLPNPHWVDELRPHTGQHPAVRDYVLGQPGAADFIDTYHRLLDVVIDGYRREGKRYMTVAIGCTGGKHRSVAIAEALAGRLDGDDDLTVRVLHRDLGRE from the coding sequence ATGACCGAGCTCCAGGACGGTCATGCCGACGATCAACCGGCGGCCGGTATCGACGTCGTCCTCGTCACCGGCCTGTCCGGAGCAGGGCGGGGTACCGCGGCCAAGGTCCTCGAGGACCTCGGCTGGTACGTCGCCGACAATCTGCCGCCGGAGCTGATCGCTCGGATGGTCGAGCTGGGCCTGGCGGCGGGTTCGCGCATCACCCAGCTCGCCGTCGTGATGGACGTCCGCTCGCGAGGTTTCACCGGTGACCTGGAATGGGTGCGTCACGAACTGGCTACCCGCAACATCACCCCTCGCGTGCTCTTCCTCGAGGCCTCCGACGACATCCTCGTCCGTCGCTACGAGCAGAACCGGCGCAGTCATCCGTTGCAGGGCAACCAGACTCTGGCCGAGGGCATTACCGCCGAGCGCAAGATGCTGGCCTCCATCCGGGCCGCCGCGGACCTGGTCATCGACACGTCGTCGCTGCCGGTGCCCGCACTGCGCGAGACCATCGAGCGCGCCTTCGCCGCCGAGACCGTGGCGCACACCAACGTCACCGTGGAGTCGTTCGGCTACAAGTACGGCCTGCCCATGGACGCCGACACCGTGATGGACGTCCGCTTCCTGCCGAACCCGCACTGGGTCGACGAGTTGCGGCCGCACACGGGCCAGCATCCGGCGGTGCGTGACTACGTCCTGGGCCAACCGGGGGCGGCGGACTTCATCGACACCTACCATCGGTTGCTGGACGTCGTCATCGACGGTTACCGCAGGGAGGGCAAGCGCTACATGACCGTCGCGATCGGATGCACGGGCGGCAAGCACCGCAGCGTGGCGATCGCCGAAGCCCTCGCGGGGCGTCTCGACGGTGACGACGATCTGACGGTGCGGGTGCTGCATCGGGATCTGGGCCGCGAATGA
- the uvrC gene encoding excinuclease ABC subunit UvrC, which translates to MPDPATYRPAPGSIPLEPGVYRFRDPHGRVIYVGKAKSLRSRLNSYFADLSGLAPRTRQMVTTAGSVEWTVVGTEVEALQLEYNWIKEFDPRFNIRYRDDKSYPVLAVTLNEEYPRLFVYRGPRRKGVRYFGPYSHAWAIRETLDLLTRVFPARTCSAGVLKRHNQIGRPCLLGYIDKCSAPCVGRVSAEEHRRIVLDFCDFLAGKTDRLARDMEQQMNAAAEQLDFERAARLRDDIGALKRALEKQTVVFGDGTDADVVAFADDELEAAVQVFHVRGGRVRGQRGWVVEKSTEPEVTGAAAPGKSGLKILVEQFITQFYGDQAELGGPAGADDATNLVPRQVLVPVLPDNADELAAWLTGLRGANVQLRVPVRGDKRALAETVHRNAQDALNQHKLKRAGDFNARSEALQSIQEFLGLTDAPLRIECVDISHVQGTDVVASLVVFEDGLPRKSDYRHYAIREAAGEGRSDDVASIAEVTRRRFARHVADAQAPLTEDARPRRFAYPPNLFVVDGGAPQVNAAAAVLDDLGVTDVAVIGLAKRLEEVWVPNLDGMSPDPIILPRNSDGLYLLQRVRDEAHRFAISYHRSKRSKRMTASALDSIPGLGEHRRKALVTHFGSVARLKDASVEEITAVPGIGVATANAVLEALGVPTIMAEVSPTTIQEADHA; encoded by the coding sequence GTGCCCGATCCAGCGACCTACCGGCCTGCCCCGGGCTCGATACCCCTCGAGCCCGGCGTCTACCGGTTCCGCGATCCGCACGGCCGGGTGATCTACGTCGGCAAGGCCAAGAGCCTTCGAAGCCGACTCAACTCCTACTTCGCCGATCTGTCCGGGCTCGCGCCGCGCACCAGGCAGATGGTCACGACCGCGGGCAGTGTCGAGTGGACCGTCGTCGGCACCGAAGTCGAAGCGCTACAGCTGGAATACAACTGGATCAAGGAGTTCGATCCTCGGTTCAACATCCGCTACCGCGACGACAAGTCGTACCCCGTACTCGCCGTCACGCTCAACGAGGAGTATCCGCGGCTGTTCGTCTACCGCGGTCCGCGCCGCAAGGGTGTGCGCTACTTCGGTCCGTACTCCCACGCCTGGGCGATCCGGGAAACGCTCGACCTGCTCACCCGGGTCTTTCCCGCCCGCACCTGCTCGGCGGGAGTGTTGAAGCGGCACAACCAGATTGGCCGGCCGTGCTTGCTCGGTTACATCGACAAGTGTTCTGCACCGTGCGTGGGACGGGTCAGTGCCGAGGAGCACCGCAGGATCGTGCTCGACTTCTGCGACTTCCTGGCGGGCAAGACCGACCGGCTGGCCCGTGACATGGAGCAGCAGATGAACGCCGCCGCCGAGCAGCTCGACTTCGAGCGGGCCGCCCGGCTGCGGGATGACATCGGAGCCCTCAAGCGTGCCCTGGAGAAGCAGACCGTCGTCTTCGGCGACGGCACCGACGCCGACGTCGTCGCGTTCGCCGACGACGAGCTCGAAGCCGCCGTGCAGGTATTCCACGTGCGGGGCGGGCGGGTCCGTGGCCAGCGCGGCTGGGTCGTCGAGAAGTCCACGGAGCCGGAGGTGACGGGTGCTGCTGCGCCGGGCAAGTCGGGTCTCAAGATCCTCGTCGAGCAGTTCATCACGCAGTTCTATGGCGACCAGGCCGAACTCGGCGGCCCGGCCGGAGCAGATGACGCCACCAATCTGGTGCCGCGGCAGGTGCTGGTCCCGGTGCTGCCCGACAACGCCGACGAGCTCGCGGCCTGGCTGACCGGACTGCGCGGGGCCAACGTTCAGCTCCGGGTGCCCGTCCGCGGCGACAAGCGTGCGCTGGCCGAGACGGTTCATCGCAATGCGCAGGACGCCCTGAACCAGCACAAGCTCAAGCGCGCCGGCGACTTCAACGCCAGATCCGAAGCGCTGCAGAGCATCCAGGAATTCCTGGGTCTCACCGACGCGCCGCTGCGCATCGAGTGCGTCGACATCAGCCACGTTCAGGGCACCGACGTGGTGGCATCGTTGGTGGTGTTCGAGGACGGTCTGCCCCGCAAGTCGGATTACCGGCACTATGCCATCCGCGAGGCGGCCGGCGAAGGTCGTTCCGACGACGTCGCATCGATCGCCGAGGTGACGCGGCGTCGCTTCGCGCGGCACGTCGCCGACGCGCAGGCCCCGCTGACCGAGGACGCCCGTCCGCGCAGGTTCGCCTACCCACCCAACCTCTTCGTCGTCGACGGCGGCGCCCCGCAGGTCAACGCGGCCGCGGCGGTCCTCGATGACCTCGGCGTCACCGACGTGGCCGTCATCGGGCTGGCCAAGCGGCTGGAGGAGGTCTGGGTCCCGAACCTGGACGGGATGTCCCCGGATCCGATCATCCTTCCCCGCAACAGCGACGGGCTCTACCTGCTGCAGCGCGTACGCGACGAGGCGCATCGGTTCGCGATCAGCTACCACCGCAGCAAGCGGTCGAAACGCATGACCGCGTCGGCACTAGACTCCATTCCGGGTCTGGGGGAGCACCGGCGCAAGGCCTTGGTGACGCACTTCGGTTCGGTGGCGAGGCTCAAGGACGCCAGCGTCGAGGAGATCACCGCGGTGCCGGGAATCGGAGTAGCCACGGCGAACGCCGTCCTCGAGGCGCTCGGCGTGCCTACGATCATGGCCGAGGTTTCACCGACGACGATCCAGGAGGCCGATCACGCATGA
- the murD gene encoding UDP-N-acetylmuramoyl-L-alanine--D-glutamate ligase, with product MTTSPSDVTGLTVGIWGFGREGVSMARTAAAAGAARIEAVDDVGRRPYEEPAGIAGLEVFRGPEHLDRLRACDVVFVSPGVPWRQPVFADLRRSGIRISSAADWFMSRHGAATIGVTGTKGKSTTASFLGHLLRQLGVHAVVAGNIGTPLSDLTPGPGVVVVAELSSQQAALLTTSPAVAVITNLYEDHLDWHGDKDSYHLAKANVFRNGARSLVTTREVVTTLERLGVPPTHLELRLADPEQVRRIAGGERSDGRAVMSYEHNLVNGALAALAAAEVIGRPVTAAEFDAAVDDYQGLPHRLQTVRTTGRLRWIDDTLATTGESVVAALRAMRADEHVAVIVGGMDRQLNYDQVDGYLCSGERRVTLIQSPTNGAAIGQTFAAAHPSRTHLVHSLEAAVRTAASLPDVDVVLLSPGAASYDLFANYEAKAAAYRGFIDALS from the coding sequence ATGACCACCTCACCGTCGGACGTGACCGGCCTCACCGTCGGCATCTGGGGGTTCGGCCGGGAGGGCGTGTCGATGGCGCGAACCGCCGCCGCGGCGGGTGCGGCCCGCATCGAGGCGGTGGACGACGTGGGCCGACGCCCCTACGAGGAGCCCGCCGGCATCGCAGGTCTCGAGGTGTTCCGCGGCCCCGAACACCTCGACCGACTGCGGGCGTGCGACGTCGTCTTCGTCAGCCCCGGTGTGCCTTGGCGGCAACCCGTCTTCGCGGATCTGCGCCGCTCGGGAATCCGAATCTCCAGTGCCGCAGACTGGTTCATGTCTCGCCACGGTGCGGCGACGATCGGGGTCACCGGCACGAAGGGTAAGAGCACCACCGCGTCGTTCCTGGGCCACCTCCTTCGGCAGCTCGGGGTCCACGCCGTCGTCGCGGGTAACATCGGCACGCCGCTGTCGGATCTCACACCCGGCCCCGGCGTCGTTGTCGTCGCCGAATTGTCCAGCCAGCAGGCGGCCTTGCTCACGACGTCACCCGCCGTGGCCGTGATCACCAACCTCTACGAGGACCATCTGGATTGGCACGGCGACAAGGACTCCTACCACCTCGCCAAGGCCAACGTCTTCCGCAACGGCGCCCGCTCGCTGGTCACGACCCGGGAAGTGGTGACCACCCTCGAGCGCCTAGGGGTGCCGCCGACCCACCTGGAACTTCGACTCGCCGACCCCGAGCAGGTGCGGCGCATCGCCGGGGGCGAGCGAAGCGACGGGCGCGCGGTGATGAGCTATGAGCACAACCTGGTGAACGGGGCGCTGGCTGCCCTCGCCGCCGCGGAGGTGATCGGTCGGCCGGTGACGGCCGCCGAGTTCGACGCCGCCGTCGATGACTACCAGGGGCTGCCGCACCGGCTGCAGACCGTGCGGACCACCGGACGCCTCCGATGGATCGACGACACCCTGGCGACGACGGGGGAGAGCGTCGTCGCCGCACTCCGCGCGATGCGGGCCGATGAGCACGTGGCGGTGATCGTGGGCGGGATGGATCGTCAGCTGAACTACGACCAGGTCGACGGGTACCTGTGCAGCGGCGAACGCCGGGTGACGCTGATCCAGTCACCGACCAACGGCGCCGCCATCGGGCAGACGTTCGCGGCCGCGCATCCGTCGCGCACCCACCTGGTGCACAGTCTCGAGGCGGCGGTGCGGACGGCGGCGTCGCTGCCCGACGTCGACGTCGTCCTCCTGTCACCGGGAGCGGCCAGCTACGACCTGTTCGCCAACTACGAGGCGAAGGCCGCCGCGTACCGCGGTTTCATCGATGCGCTGAGCTGA